The window TTAGGAATGAAGATGTCATTTGTAATTCGCTTATCATCGACAACGACAAAACCAAAGCTTTTACTTTGTTCGTATGTACCAACGACCTCTTTAACGCCCCGTTCAATAATACGGACAACCTGTCCCTCTTCTCTTGAACCAGTTGAGGTAGGATTTATTCGCACAAGTACGGTGTCACCATGCATCGCATTTTTCAAATCGGATGGTGGGATAAAGATATCCTGTCGATCTTTTTCTTCTGTCTCCACAAATGCAAATCCTTTAGGATGAGCAATAACTTTACCGCGGATTAAATTCATCTTATCAGGTAATCCGTAACGGTTACTTCTTGTCCGGACAATTAGCCCCTGCTCTTCCATCTGCACTAATGCTTTTACAAAATCTTTGAAAGCTGCTGAATCTTCAATACCAAACGCCTCTTCCAATTCTTGAACCGTTAAAGGCTTATAAGCTTCCTCTTTCATAAAGGATAGCAATTGATTTATATGTTCCTGAATGACATCCATTTTTTTCGTCACTCCCTACGTTTTATTTAATCCAGCTCCAGCGCCCAGCCCCTCAAGGCCAAATGTTCCTGAGGCTAACGGGGCGCTTGCGCCTCTTGTTCATTTACCACTTAATATTTTCTAAAAACTTCAGAACATCTTCATGAAGCACATCTCTCTCTTTATCGAGAGTGATAACATGGCCTGACTCTTCGTACCACTTGATTTTCTTATCAATCGATTCAACTTCATTGTAAATAATATTTGCACTATCTGTGTTAATCATATGATCATGTCTTGATTGAACAACGAAGGTTGGAGCGTAAACTAAGTCTACCTGTTTTCTAACATCAGAAATTAACTCTTGAAGAGCCTTTAGCGTCTTCATTGGTTTCTGTTTGAAAGTCTCCATTTCAGCGTCAATTTCTTCATTAGATTTACCTTCTTGTTGCTTGTACTCTCTTGCATATTCTAGGATCCCTTTGTACATAACTTCTTCACTTTTAATATACATAGGTGCACACATAGTTACGATTCCCTTTATTGGTACAGTATAACCCAATTTTAGGGAAAATACCCCGCCTAACGAGAGTCCGGCAACGGCAATCTTTTCATATCCTTTTTCCTTAAGAAACTGATAGGCTTCTGTTACATCCTCCCACCAATCATCTGGTCCATATTGTACTAGTTCCTCTGGAGGTACACCATGTCCTCTATACTGTGGTCCATAGCAGGTATATCCATTCTTTTCTAAATATCTAGCTAACATTCTGCAGTCAGCTGAATTTCCGGTGAATCCGTGTAATAATAAAACAGCCCGTTCTCCCCCTTCAAAGAAGAATGGTTTCGGTAATACTCTCTTCATATTCGGTACCCCTTTCAAGTGCTTCTAACACATTAAACAAACGTTTAATTAAGACTCCTCATCCCCTATCACCACTGTGTTTACATTAGTTTAAACAAACGTTTAATTAACTATTAGAAAAGCTTTGGTTACTCTGTTTCAGCATATATAAACGGTTACCATTATTGTAAAAATATGTATGTATCTTTATTGAAATAAAAAAGCGTTGGAATCACCAACGCTTTATACTTGCATTCATTTTTTAAATTCCAAAATAGGCAACAGCAATTGTTAAAACGAAGAATAGAACCGATAATACAATCGTTATACGATGTAAAACCG of the Bacillus mesophilus genome contains:
- a CDS encoding alpha/beta hydrolase, giving the protein MKRVLPKPFFFEGGERAVLLLHGFTGNSADCRMLARYLEKNGYTCYGPQYRGHGVPPEELVQYGPDDWWEDVTEAYQFLKEKGYEKIAVAGLSLGGVFSLKLGYTVPIKGIVTMCAPMYIKSEEVMYKGILEYAREYKQQEGKSNEEIDAEMETFKQKPMKTLKALQELISDVRKQVDLVYAPTFVVQSRHDHMINTDSANIIYNEVESIDKKIKWYEESGHVITLDKERDVLHEDVLKFLENIKW